The segment CTCGGCACCGGGAGCGAGCGTGAAGGAGTGACGTACGGCACCCAGGAGGTCGGCGAGACCGTCGCCGCCGAGCAGCGACGGGGTGCCGCCGCCGACGAAGATCGTCGAGACGGGTCGACCGGAGTCGAGGAGCGACGACGCGTGATCGAGTTCGGCGCGGACGCCTTCCATCCAGCTCTGCGGCGACGACGAACTGCCGAGTTCGCCTGCCGTGTACGTGTTGAAGTCGCAGTACCCGCAGCGCGTCGCGCAGAACGGGACGTGGAGGTACAGGCTGAGCGGTCGGGTGGCGTCGGCGCCGGAGAGGGCCGCCAGAGCATCGTCGGAGAGCTCTTCGGGGGCGCGTCTGTCAATCACTCATCCATGATGACGCACGTCCTGTCAAGAGTATTAATCTCAGCGTGAAATAAAATAACCGCAAGTAGACGGCTTGGCCTCGGCCATGGCACCATGGCTCTCGTGACTTCCTCAGGAGTGTGGCTCGCCGAACGGCGGCACATCGATCTCAAGCGCGTCTGCAGCGCATTCTGTCGGCTCTGACCGACGGTTCGACCGCAGCGGTCACCCGCTGACCAGTCCCCACCCAGTCCGCACAGCCCGCGGATCCCTGAGGACGCCGACACCCGTCACACCTGATTTCAGCCCAACCGTTTCGTGCTGCCCGCTGGGCGGTGCGCTCAGGAGTTTTGATGACGATCACCCCGCCCCAGACCACCGCGCCGGCCACCGAGGCGCCGCGGAAGCGTGCGCGTCCCACCAAGCGCAAGACCGAAGCGCAGTGGGCGCTCGGCTACCGGGAGCCGCAGAACCCGGTCGAGCAGTTCAAGAAGGACGACCACCCGCTCAACGTCCGCGGCCGCATCAACGACCTGTACGCCGAGCTGGGTCACGACGCGATCGACAAGAACGACCTCCGCGGCCGTTTCCGCTGGATGGGGCTGTACACGCAGCGCACCGAGGGCTACGACGGCACGTTCACCGGCGACGACAACGCCGACCTGCTGGAATCGCAGTACTTCATGATGCGTGTCCGTGCCGACGGCCAGATCCTGGATCTGGACCGACTGCGCACCATCGGCGGCATCTCGCGTGACTTCGCCCGCGACACCCTCGACATCACCAACCGGCAGAACTTCCAGTACCACTGGATCGAGATCGAGAACGTCCCGGAGATCTGGCGTCGCCTGGGCGAGGTCGGCATGCAGACCACCTCGGCCTGTGGCGACTGCCCCCGCGGCATGCTCGGCTCCCCCCTCGCCGGCCTCGCGGTCGACGAGGTCCTGGACGCGAGCTCGGCGCTCGACGAGATCGTCCGCCGCTACATCGGCAAGCCCGAGTACGCGAACCTGCCGCGCAAGTACAAGACGTCGGTGTCGGGTCTGCAGGACCTGCCGCACGAGATCAACGACATCGCGTTCGTCGGCGTCAACCACCCCGAGCACGGTCCGGGCCTGGACCTCTGGGTCGGCGGCGGCCTCTCGACCGTCCCCCACTTCTCCGTCCGCTTGGGCGCCTGGGTTCCGCTCGAAGACGTCCCCGACGTCTGGGAGGCCGTCACCAGCCTGTTCCGCGACTACGGCTACCGCCGCCTGCGCAGCAAGAACCGTTTCAAGTTCCTCGTGAAGGACTGGGGCCCGGAGAAGATCCGCGAGGTCCTGGAGACCGAGTACCTGGGTCGCAAGCTGCTCGACGGCCCCGCACCCGAGCCGGTCACCAAGGTCCGCGACCACGTCGGCGTGCAGAAGCTGAAGAACGGCAAGTTCGCCGTCGGCGCCGCCCCGGTCTCGGGTCGCGTCTCGGGCACCATGCTGCTGCAGCTGGCCGACGCCGTCGAGCGGGCCGGCGCGAGCGAGGTCCGCACCACGCCGTACCAGAAGCTGATCGTGCTGAACGTCGACGAGGACAAGGTGGACCAGCTGGTCGCCGACCTCGAGGAGCTCGGCCTGCCCGTGAACCCGACGCCGTGGCGTCGCGGCATCATGACCTGCACCGGCCTCGAGTACTGCAAGCTGGCGTTCGTCGAGACGCGTCGTCGCGCCATCGCCCTGCTCCCCGAGCTGGAGGAGCGGATGGCCGACCTGAACTCGCAGCTCGACGTCCCGGTCACCGTCCATCTCAACGGCTGCCCCAACTCCTGTGCCCGCATCCAGACCGCGGACATCGGTTTCAAGGGTCAGCTCATCGAGCAGCCGGACGGCACCAAGGCCGAGGGCTTCCAGGTCCACCTGGGCGGCAGCCTGGGCGCCGACCTCGGCTTCGGTCGCAAGGTCCGCCAGCACAAGGTGCTCTCGGCCGACCTCGGCGACTACATCGAGCGCGTCGTTCGCAACTACATCGCCCAGCGCGAGGAGAACGAGCGCTTCGCACAGTGGGTGGCCCGCGCCGACGACGCGGACCTGCAGTGAGGAAGTGAAATGACAGTCACCGAAACCAGTACCGGCTTCGACACCGACGAGCTCAGGGCGATCGCGGAGAACGGCGCCGCCGAGCTCGGCCCCGACGCCAGCGCCGAGCAGCTCCTCCGCTGGACGGCCGAGACTTTCGGCCCCGACTTCGTGATCGCCGCGAACATGCAGGACGCGGTCCTGATCGACGTCGCCGACAAGGCGATCGAGGACAAGGCGACCGTCGGCGGCAAGCTGAAGGCGCTGTTCCTGGACACCGGCTACCACTTCGCGGAGACGCTCGGCACGCGCGACGCCGTCGCGCAGGTCTACGACCTCGAGCTGCTGAACGTCACCCCGGAGAACACCGTCGCCGAACAGGATCAGCTTCTCGGCAAGGACCTGTTCAGCCGCGAGCCGGGCGAGTGCTG is part of the Gordonia phthalatica genome and harbors:
- a CDS encoding nitrite/sulfite reductase produces the protein MTITPPQTTAPATEAPRKRARPTKRKTEAQWALGYREPQNPVEQFKKDDHPLNVRGRINDLYAELGHDAIDKNDLRGRFRWMGLYTQRTEGYDGTFTGDDNADLLESQYFMMRVRADGQILDLDRLRTIGGISRDFARDTLDITNRQNFQYHWIEIENVPEIWRRLGEVGMQTTSACGDCPRGMLGSPLAGLAVDEVLDASSALDEIVRRYIGKPEYANLPRKYKTSVSGLQDLPHEINDIAFVGVNHPEHGPGLDLWVGGGLSTVPHFSVRLGAWVPLEDVPDVWEAVTSLFRDYGYRRLRSKNRFKFLVKDWGPEKIREVLETEYLGRKLLDGPAPEPVTKVRDHVGVQKLKNGKFAVGAAPVSGRVSGTMLLQLADAVERAGASEVRTTPYQKLIVLNVDEDKVDQLVADLEELGLPVNPTPWRRGIMTCTGLEYCKLAFVETRRRAIALLPELEERMADLNSQLDVPVTVHLNGCPNSCARIQTADIGFKGQLIEQPDGTKAEGFQVHLGGSLGADLGFGRKVRQHKVLSADLGDYIERVVRNYIAQREENERFAQWVARADDADLQ
- a CDS encoding phosphoadenylyl-sulfate reductase, which produces MTVTETSTGFDTDELRAIAENGAAELGPDASAEQLLRWTAETFGPDFVIAANMQDAVLIDVADKAIEDKATVGGKLKALFLDTGYHFAETLGTRDAVAQVYDLELLNVTPENTVAEQDQLLGKDLFSREPGECCRLRKVVPLRGALKPYRAWVTGIRRVEAPTRANAPLISFDDAFGIVKINPLAAWSDEQFQEYIDTHGVLVNPLVDEGYPSIGCAPCTVKPAAGADPRSGRWAGSAKTECGLHAS